The window ATCGCGGCCTTTGTTCAAAATACAAGCTAATTTACTTAGTAATACGCTTGTACTTGATACGGTGCGGTTCAGCCGCTTGTGCGCCCAGAGTCTTCTTCAGCCACTCTGTGTACTCAGTATAGTTACCTTCGTAGAAGTTAACTTGACCTTCATCACGGTAGTCTAAGATATGGGTCGCAATACGGTCAAGGAACCAACGGTCATGCGAGATAACCATTGCACAGCCAGGGAACTCAAGCAGCGCTTCTTCAAGTGCACGCAGAGTTTCGACATCAAGGTCATTGGTTGGTTCATCGAGTAGCAGTACGTTACCGCCCGCTTTTAGCAGTTTCGCTAGGTGAACACGGTTACGTTCACCACCAGAAAGCTGACCGATGATTTTCTGTTGGTCGTTGCCTTTGAAGTTGAAGCGAGAGCAGTATGCACGAGCAGGGATTTCGAAGTTGTTGATCTTAATGATATCAGCGCCTTCAGAGATCTCTTGGAATACTGTTTTGGTGTCGTCCATGCTGTCACGGAACTGATCAACAGAAGCAAGCTTAACCGTTTCGCCTAATTCAACTGTGCCTGAATCTGGCTGTTCTGCGCCGCTTAGCATCTTGAATAGTGTTGATTTACCCGCACCGTTGGCACCAACGATACCGACGATAGCGCCTTTAGGCATGCTGAACGATAGGTCGTCGATAAGAACACGGTCACCAAATGACTTAGTTAGGTTCTTAACTTCAAGTACCTTGTCACCTAAACGCTCACCTGGCGGGATGAACAGTTCGTTGGTTTCGTTACGCTTCTGGTATTGGCCAGTCGTTAGTTCTTCAAAACGAGCCATACGAGCTTTAGATTTAGCCTGACGGCCTTTAGGATTCTGACGAACCCATTCAAGTTCTTTCTCGATAGTCTTTTGACGTGCGCTTTCACCTGATTTCTCTTGCTTCAGACGCTCATCTTTCTGTTCTAGCCAAGATGTGTAGTTACCTTCCCATGGAATACCTTCACCACGGTCAAGTTCTAGAATCCAGCCAGCAGCGTTGTCTAGGAAGTAACGGTCGTGGGTAATTGCCACAACAGTACCGCTGTAATCAACAAGGAAGTGCTCAAGCCAAGCCACTGATTCTGCATCCAAGTGGTTGGTTGGTTCATCAAGAAGCAGCATGTCTGGCTTCTCTAGAAGTAGACGACAGATCGCAACACGACGACGTTCACCACCTGATAGGAATTCGATTTTCGCATCCCACTCAGGAAGACGAAGTGCATCAGCAGCACGCTCTAGAGCTGTCTCTAGGTTGTGGCCGTCTTTCGCTTGGATAAGTGCTTCAAGCTCGCCTTGCTCTTTAGCAAGAGCATCGAAATCTGCGTCTGGTTCTGCGTAAGCTGCGTAAACAGCATCGATACGCTTAAGTGCGTCAGCAACATCAGAAACCGCTTCTTCTACGATTTCACGGACTGTTTTTGATTCGTCTAGTACAGGCTCTTGCGGTAGGTAACCGACTTTAAGGCCTTGCTGTGCACGAGCTTCACCATCAATATCAGTATCAATACCAGCCATGATACGTAGTAGGGTAGATTTACCTGAACCATTTAGACCCAAAACACCGATTTTAGCGCCAGGAAAAAAGCTAAGAGAAATGTCTTTAAGAATTTGACGCTTAGGTGGAACAGTTTTGCTCACCCGAGACATGGTATATACGTATTCAGCCATTGCCGATCGATCCTAATTATTGTTCAAAATTGTCTGCTATTTTATACCAATATCCCCAAAGATGTTACTCCTAGGACAGAAAAGCCATTCTTGAACTAATCCTTACTTATTATTGTCACATTGGTCATTAAAACTATATTTAATAGGCTTCTGAGGCGAAGTGTTAAATATTAATAATATTTACACTCAAACTCTTTACATTTGATGTGATGTCGGGCGTAAATAGACTTCACGTATTCATACACGCACTAAGGAAAGAGCGAATGTTTTTCCGCATTGGTAATACGAAAATTGCTGTCGCTGCATCGGCAATTTTGTCTTCATTTTCACTGGCTCCGATGGCTTTGGCGAGCAATGCATCTGAGCTTGAAATGCAGCGTGATGTTTATGACAGAGCGCAAGAGGTTTTGGACAACCGAGATCTAAAAGCCTACTCCGCGCTGCGCAACAAAATTCAAACATACCCTCTAACGCCATACACTGATTATCGCGCCTTTCTCATAGGCCTAGGTGATCGCACACCTGCTGAAGTGGATGCTTTTATTGAAGAGAATAAAGCGCTGCCATTTTCGAATCGTATGCGTGCGCCTTACTTAGATTCATTGGCCTCTCAAAAGCAGTGGCAAACGATACTGGAATTTCAAACTCAAGAGCCAGTTGGTGAAAAATACCAATGTATCTACTATCGAGCGCATTATGAGCAAGGTAATCAAGAGCTCGCGTTCAAAGGTGCGAAACAGCTTTGGTTAAGTGGTAGTGGTGTTGATGACGCCTGTGACCCACTTTTTGAAGGATGGGATAAAGCCGGTTTAAGAACGGATGATCTGATACTCGAAAGGATGCTATTAGCGTTTGAAGGCCGTAACGGTAAGCTGATGACCTATCTGATTAAGCAATTAGATCATGATGAGTCAATTGCTCAAGCTAAGCAGATGAAGGCATTGTACAACAAGCCTGAAAATGTGCTCGCGTTTGCTAAGAAGCACCCTGCGAATGAATTTTATCAAGTTCAAACCGAGTTTGGTTTTGAGAAACTGGCAAGGAAGTCAGCAAGCAGTGCTCAAGAGATTTTTGATGATGTTGTGAAAGCTCAAAAGCTATCTAAAGAAAAATCTCAAGAGTTAGCAGATTACCTCACGTTCCGTTTGATCAATACCGATTCTGAAGAGCTGATGGCGTGGCGAGACAAAATGCTCGCGAGTTCATCAAAGCAAGTTTTGCTGGAACGACGTGCTCGCTTAGCGATTCAACATGCCGATTGGACTGGCTTGAAAGAGTGGATTGCTCGCTTAGATGATAAACATCAAGCTTCGCTTCGTTGGCAATATTGGCAGGGTAGAGCTGAGATAGCGCTAGGTGAGACTGCTGAAGGTAACAAACGACTGTCAGACATTTTGGGTCAGCGTAATTTCTACAGTGTGGCTGCCGCTAAGCAGTTAGGTAAGCCTGTTCAGTACCCAACATCGACACTCAAATACAACGCTGAAACAGTAAAACCATTTGAGACTTCTTTGGTTCGAATCGGCGAGCTGATTGACCGAGATAAAATAGCAGCAGCGAAGAGTGAATGGCGTTGGTTGTTAACCAATGCTGATAAAGATCAGAAATCAATGCTTGCCGCTCATGCCGCGACACAACGTTGGAATCACTTTACGGTAACGGCGAGTATCTCAGCGAAGATGTGGGACAACATTGCGTTACGTTTCCCTGTCGCCCACAAGTGGTGGTTTAACTTCTATGCTGAAAAGCACGATATCGACCCGATCACTTTGATGTCTTTAGCGAGACAAGAGAGTGCAATGGATTCAGAGGCTCGCTCTCCGGTTGGGGCTCGCGGTATCATGCAAATCATGCCGAAGACGGCTCAATATACAGCGAAGAAGCATCAGATTAAGTATCAGGGTAGCGATGATCTTTACGATGTGAGTAAGAACATTGAGATTGGTAGTCATTACCTAGATGGGCTGCTGTCTCAATATGATAATAATCGTATTTTTGCTTTTGCTGCATACAACGCAGGTCCGAGCCGAGTGAAACAGTGGCGTTCACGCAGTGATGAAAAGTTAGATGCGTACGCCTTTATCGAAATGATCCCTTTCAAGGAGACTCGTGGATATGTTCAGAACATCTTGATGTTTGAGACTTACTATCGAGACATCTTGGGCGAGAAGGGAACGTTTTTAGCGCCTCATGAGGCAAAAACGAAATACTAAGCTCTCGGCGCTTTGTCCGAAACTGAGTAAATATTAAAGGCAGTGAGTGCGAACCATTTCTACTTACTGCCTTTTTACATTGGATTACATCGAGTGTTTCGGTATAAAGTGTTGAACGCTTTCAATCGTTAAGCGACTCTTTAAAGTCAGAATTTAAAAGTAAGTGTAGAAATATGGCATCACAACCTGAATATGATAATTGGCAACAACTAATGGATTTGGTAAAAACAGCCGCTGAGAAAGATCAGCATGAGCTGTTGTTGACCATGATGATGACATCTGATGAACGCGATGCTTTGGTTGCTCGAGTTAATATTCTTTGTGAATTGATGAAAGGCGAGATGTCTCAGCGACAAGTGAGTCAAATGCTGGGAGTAGGCGTTGCGACGATCACCAGAGGCTCTAATGAGCTCAAGGCTAAATCCGAACAAGAGAAAGCGGCCATCGCCGAGTTACTGCTTAAGTAGATCTTACATATTAAGCACTGAAGTTTGATAGAAACGCTAACAATCCGTTAGCGTTTTTTGTTTCTGCTGTATTGGTTAGACTTTCAACTAGATAACTTAAATCTTTGAAAAACCATGCCTTTGAAAGCTAAGCGGGAAAGTGCTCAGGATTAACGAAAGGGATAAGCGCCAAGATCAAAGCTTGATGGTATACCGAACTGCGCGAGAGTTGGTTGTGTGTCAGTAGGCCAATCGCTCCACCTTTTTGCTTGATGTTGTCTGTACCGAAGACTTCATCCATCACATCCCCTAACTCATTTGCATACTGGAGCTTATCAAGTACAACTGGTGGCAGCATCAAGCTTGCAGAGCGAGACTCGCCACGTTGGCCATTTGCTTCAATTATCATCCAAGCAAAGGTTACGTTACCTTCAATTCCAGATTCTAATCCGACATGAAAGTCTGCATTTGGCATCTTTTGGAGTGCATTGCTCACGCGGTTCACTGCACCTTGATAGGTTTCATCATTGCTCATGGGTTGATCGGCAACCCCGCTGGGTACGCTAACCCCGATGAA of the Vibrio lentus genome contains:
- the ettA gene encoding energy-dependent translational throttle protein EttA, translating into MAEYVYTMSRVSKTVPPKRQILKDISLSFFPGAKIGVLGLNGSGKSTLLRIMAGIDTDIDGEARAQQGLKVGYLPQEPVLDESKTVREIVEEAVSDVADALKRIDAVYAAYAEPDADFDALAKEQGELEALIQAKDGHNLETALERAADALRLPEWDAKIEFLSGGERRRVAICRLLLEKPDMLLLDEPTNHLDAESVAWLEHFLVDYSGTVVAITHDRYFLDNAAGWILELDRGEGIPWEGNYTSWLEQKDERLKQEKSGESARQKTIEKELEWVRQNPKGRQAKSKARMARFEELTTGQYQKRNETNELFIPPGERLGDKVLEVKNLTKSFGDRVLIDDLSFSMPKGAIVGIVGANGAGKSTLFKMLSGAEQPDSGTVELGETVKLASVDQFRDSMDDTKTVFQEISEGADIIKINNFEIPARAYCSRFNFKGNDQQKIIGQLSGGERNRVHLAKLLKAGGNVLLLDEPTNDLDVETLRALEEALLEFPGCAMVISHDRWFLDRIATHILDYRDEGQVNFYEGNYTEYTEWLKKTLGAQAAEPHRIKYKRITK
- the sltY gene encoding murein transglycosylase, with the translated sequence MFFRIGNTKIAVAASAILSSFSLAPMALASNASELEMQRDVYDRAQEVLDNRDLKAYSALRNKIQTYPLTPYTDYRAFLIGLGDRTPAEVDAFIEENKALPFSNRMRAPYLDSLASQKQWQTILEFQTQEPVGEKYQCIYYRAHYEQGNQELAFKGAKQLWLSGSGVDDACDPLFEGWDKAGLRTDDLILERMLLAFEGRNGKLMTYLIKQLDHDESIAQAKQMKALYNKPENVLAFAKKHPANEFYQVQTEFGFEKLARKSASSAQEIFDDVVKAQKLSKEKSQELADYLTFRLINTDSEELMAWRDKMLASSSKQVLLERRARLAIQHADWTGLKEWIARLDDKHQASLRWQYWQGRAEIALGETAEGNKRLSDILGQRNFYSVAAAKQLGKPVQYPTSTLKYNAETVKPFETSLVRIGELIDRDKIAAAKSEWRWLLTNADKDQKSMLAAHAATQRWNHFTVTASISAKMWDNIALRFPVAHKWWFNFYAEKHDIDPITLMSLARQESAMDSEARSPVGARGIMQIMPKTAQYTAKKHQIKYQGSDDLYDVSKNIEIGSHYLDGLLSQYDNNRIFAFAAYNAGPSRVKQWRSRSDEKLDAYAFIEMIPFKETRGYVQNILMFETYYRDILGEKGTFLAPHEAKTKY
- the trpR gene encoding trp operon repressor; its protein translation is MASQPEYDNWQQLMDLVKTAAEKDQHELLLTMMMTSDERDALVARVNILCELMKGEMSQRQVSQMLGVGVATITRGSNELKAKSEQEKAAIAELLLK
- the yjjX gene encoding inosine/xanthosine triphosphatase, giving the protein MKSVVIASLNPAKINAVKSAFLSAFPNTEFEFIGVSVPSGVADQPMSNDETYQGAVNRVSNALQKMPNADFHVGLESGIEGNVTFAWMIIEANGQRGESRSASLMLPPVVLDKLQYANELGDVMDEVFGTDNIKQKGGAIGLLTHNQLSRSSVYHQALILALIPFVNPEHFPA